The Pseudomonas eucalypticola genome has a window encoding:
- a CDS encoding flagellar basal body-associated FliL family protein: protein MSTTRKTPWLPMILCVVLLAAASIAGTWYYVTRLQAPAQAAVEPPAAPQLVNIAPLTVNLQNPQHEQRLLYVGFAISVGDKATQAFLQSYVPQIRSQLFKLLGEQDSTALMTSQGKSALAAKVLELVKRPLTTPQPELSILDVLYTDFIVQ from the coding sequence ATGAGCACGACCCGCAAGACCCCTTGGCTACCCATGATCCTGTGCGTTGTGTTGCTGGCCGCCGCCAGCATCGCCGGCACCTGGTACTACGTGACCCGCCTGCAGGCCCCCGCCCAAGCGGCCGTCGAACCGCCGGCCGCGCCGCAGCTGGTGAACATCGCACCGCTGACCGTCAACCTGCAGAACCCACAGCACGAACAACGCCTGCTGTATGTCGGCTTCGCCATCAGCGTGGGCGACAAGGCCACCCAGGCCTTCCTGCAATCCTACGTGCCACAGATCCGCAGCCAGCTGTTCAAGCTGCTGGGCGAACAGGACAGCACCGCCCTGATGACCAGCCAGGGCAAGAGCGCTTTGGCCGCCAAGGTGCTGGAGCTGGTCAAGCGTCCGCTGACAACACCCCAACCCGAGCTTTCCATACTCGACGTCCTTTACACCGACTTCATCGTGCAATAG